Within the Streptomyces sp. R41 genome, the region GGACACGAACCCGATCCCGAACAGGCAGCCCGCCTCGAAGGTCAGCCAGTACCAGCCGGGGAACGCCGCGCCGGCCAGCAGGCTCATTCCGACGCAGATCACGATGCCGTAGGCCACCAGGCCCAGCATCGGGTTGGGGAATCCGAAGGCCGAGGCCTGGTCGCTCTTCATCACGCTGCCGCAGGACACCACCGGGTTCAGGCTGCACCCCGGGACAAAGTCGGGGTCCTCCAGCAGCTTGAACTTGTCGAGGGTGATAACCCAGGAGGCCAGCAGCCCGGCCGCGCCCGTGAGCACCACCAGCAGGGCGAACGCGGTGCCGCCCGCGGCCCGCCGCATCAGCCGTGCAGGCTGAGGGCCGGCAGGACCACATGTGCCGCGGCCTTCAGGGTCCGCTCGGGGGCCTCGTCGCTCCAGGGCAGCGCGACGAGCGTGCTGAGCTCGGCGATGCGGAAGGGGCGCGTTTCGCTTGGGGTTGAGGTCACCGCGCGACCCTATCGACGGGCTGGAGAACGGCCCGGCGCCTTCTCACCCGACCGGCCGATGTCACCGGGGCCGTCCACACGGACGAGGGACACCACTCGGCGTCCCTCGGGCGGCGACGGGAACGTCGTTCACGGTGAGCGGAAGCTGGGTGAGCGTGTTCGGCGCCGTTGAGTCTCGGCAGCTCAAGTCGCCTCCAGGAATTCTGACGCTGAAACACCTCCGCCGTTGGACCGGCCACGACGGCCGACCAACGGCGGAGAACACGGTCCGCTTCAGATCATCACAAGGTCACCAGAGGCTCACTCGAAGATCACCTGACCGGCAAAGGCACCGGCAACGGCAAAGGCACCGGCAGGCTCGGCAGGCTCGGCAGGGCGGGGAGGCCGGCCAGGCTGGGTGCGGGCAGTCCGCCGCCGAGCAGCGTCGCGGCGAGGAAGCCGACCAGGCCCGTCACCACGCCGGTGACCGCCGGGACGACCTTGCTGACGTCGCCGGAAGTGACGGCCGCGAGCAGGGTGTCGACCGCCTTCTGCAGGGCGGCGAGCGCGTCACCCTGGAGGTCCTTGGCCGACGGCGCCTTGCTGCCGTCACTGTGCTTCGTGAGCGAGGCCGGCGAAGACAGCGAGGACACCGTGGACGCCGAGGACGCAGTCGGCGTCGCGGCGGTCGTCGGCGTGGCCGGAGTCGTCGGGATGGCCGCGGTGGTGGGTGCAGCCGCGGTGGTGGGTGTAGCCGTGGGGGTCTTGGAGGCCGCCGCGGTGATCTTGGCGATGGCGTCCTTCACAGCGCTGACGAGCTTCTGCGCCTCGTCCGCGGACAGTTGGCCGTTGTCCGCCTTGAGTACTTCGTTGAGCAGGTTGGTGACCGGAGTGAGCACGCCGCCGAGATCGCCGAGGCTCTTGACCTGGGCGATCAGCGCGTCCGCGCCGGGGACGGGTGCACGGGACGCCGCGTGGGTGCGCTCCCGGGCCGAGTCGGCCGCGACAGCGGCCGGACCGGCGATGCCGACCAGGAGGGTGGCGCAGACAGCGGTGGACGCGATACGCAGTGCGGGCAGACCACGCATGGGTGTTCCTTTCGATGTGCGTCGGATCTTGAGCCCACCGTGAAATCGCCTGTCGCCGTCTGCAACCGCTCACACCCGCTCCGTCACCATCTGTTGCCCATGGCGGCGGCATTGTGCCTGGTGAGGCCGCCTGTCAAGGGCGCCCCGCCGGGGTGCGGCGGTCACCCCCCGTTAGGGGGAACACCCACCGGCCGTCCTCCCATGGGGCAACCACGGGAGGACGTTGCTGGTCAGGACGGTCACCACCAACACGGGGACTCCGCGCACAGAGAGATGCCGCATCCCATGTGGCCGGGACGGGCCTAGCCGTACGCCCAACCGTCGCTCAGCACGAGCGTGTTGATGCCTTTCCTTATGCCTTGCCTCGGTCATCCCGTTGCCTGGGTTGTTGGAGCCAATGCCGAGCGCATTGAATAGGCCGGGGTGCCAAGCGAGTTCCCGCTCCGGAAGGCCGACGTCGACACGAAGGTCGCGTGGTGATGACCCGCGTGGTCGATGCCGGACGCACCATACGATCAATCGATTCACCTATCAGATGCGAATCCCTCCGACGACACCGCACGCAAGGCATTTTTCACTCTTCTGACCTTCATGCGTATGGAGTAACGCGTCGCTTTTGCAGAGGGCGTGGACTGCTATGTTCTCCAGCCGTCGGATCAGAGGTAACTTTCAAACGAGGTGAATCATGAAGAAGGCAGTTTTCACCACTGCGGCGTTGGCCATCGGCGTGGGTCTCGTGGGTGGCTCCGCCGTCGCGGCGTCGGCCGCCCCGGCACCGACCCCCTCGGCCGGTCCGCTCGGTCTCATGTCCCCGACCAAGGTGACTCCGGCGGCCCTGCCCGCGGTCGACACCGTGGCGCGACTGGCCCGCAACGGCAAACTCGCCAACGGTAGCGCGTTCGACGAGAAGAGGCCGGAGGGAGTCTCTGGCCTGTACCTGGACGGTATGGACCCGCACGCCGCCAAGAAGCCCACGATTCCGGTGAAGAACCCGGCCGGAAAGGGCTCGGTTCAGGTCCACCCGCTGCAGGCGCCGACCGCTATCGGGCTCGGCACCTTGCTCGGCAAGTGACCACACGAAAACCGTAAGAGTCGGCCGTACCGGCGAAAGTCCTCACTTCTTGACGATGCTTTCGCTGCCAAGTAGTCCCGTCTGTTCGCGGGGCGCCGGCGGGCCCGGAATTCTGAAGCTCTGATCCGGTTCTCGTCAACCGCAGACCGACACCGCAGCTTTCGCGGGCGGGTCGGCCCGCTGTCGGTCCTGGTTTCACACACGTCCGTCATCTCGGAGACGCAGGCCCGGACGCTGGATCCGCACCGGCAGCTGCACAACCTGACTCGGCGGACCCGAACACCGCCGGGACGCGCAAACCATCTGTCCGGCTCACCGGCCCTCTCCCTTCCGGTGGGCCGGACACACGTCGGCGCTCGTTCCGTACGCCCCGGTGCAGCCCGACGGACGGGGCATTTCTCCTAGCGGCCGTCGGCCGCGGCCTTTCGGATTGTCGTTCACCCTGATAAGCCGCACGGATTCCACCTCCATTCCCCTTCGGCCTGCCGGGACACGCGGCATTGCGCCATCCGATGGAATCAGCCCTGTTTGGACGCTCGTTCCGTGACTTATGTGCGCATATCAAGGTTTCCTGCTATGCAAGCGTGCGAAACCGTGAATTCAGGAAGGAACCGAGTTGCCCAGGAAGTTCGCGGTCATCACTGCCCTCACCCTCGGCGCTGTCGTCAGCAGCGTCGGCGTTGCCTCGGCCAGCGACAACAACACCCAAGTCCAGGGTGGTGGCGGCTTTTCGTCGTCCGAGGTCGTCGTGAACGCCCCTCAGCAGGGGGTTCTCATCGTCAACGGCACGCTCGTTGACGGTCGCTGCATCGCACCGTGGTCCGACGGCGCCGTCCTCGCCGGCGTCCTCGCGCCGAGCTCGCACTACGCCGCGTGCGACACGGCGCCGATCGACCAGTCACAGAAGGCCCCTTACAAGGGCGGCATCCTCTGACCCCTGTCCCGAGCAATTCGGAGCAGGTGAATCCCCCAAACGCAGCCAGGAAAGGCGCATCTCATGCGTAACAAGGTTACGGCCATTTCTGCCCTCGCCGCAGGCATCGTCCTCGCCGCGGCCGGCACCGCCGCGGCCGACAACTGCACCACCGTCACCGGCGGTGACGGCTTCTCGTCGTCCCCGGTCGTCGTGAACGCCCCCCAGCAGGGCGTTGCGGTCGTCAACGGCTCGGTCGCGGACCTCCGTTGCGTCGCGCCGTGGTCCAACGGCGCCGTCCTCGGCGGCGTCTTCGCACCGAACTCGCACTACGCCGCATGCGACACGGCGCCGATCGACCAGTCGCAGAAGGCCGGGTACAACTCCGGCCTCCTCTGACCTGCTCCGAGCAATTCGGAGCACGGAAATCCCAATCGCCCCACCGAAAGGCGCATCTCATGCGTAATAAGGTTACGGCCATTTCCGCCCTCGCCGCGGGCATCGTCCTCGCGACCGGCGGCGCCGCCGCGGCCGACGACAACAGCACCACCGTCAGCGGCGGTGGCGGTTTCTCGTCGTCCCCGGTCGTGGTGAACGCCCCCCAGCAGGGCCTTGCCGTCGTCAACGGCACGGTCGTCGACGGTCGCTGCATCGCACCGTGGTCCAACGGCGCCGTCCTTGGCGTCATCCTCGCGCCGAACTCGCACTACGCCGCATGCAACACGGCGGGTATCGACCAGTCGCAGAAGGCCGAGTACAGCGCCGGCCTCATCTGAGCAGTGCTTCACCCGATGGCGGCCCGCCGGAACTCCAGCGGGCCGCCATCGGCTTTTCCGTGCCCTTTGTTCCAGCGATGGAGCGTTGATTTCTGCTGAGTTCCACAGAAGCCCGCGGGGCCTGTCTGCGTCAGACGCAGACAGGCCCCGCGGTCAGGAGGCGGCCGACGAAGGCCGACAGGCACGTCGCCGGTCGAGGAGGGCGCGCCAACAAGGAGGAAAGAGCGCCCTTCCGCCTACGGCATTCCTGCCGACGCACCGCAAAGCGGCCGACGCCGACGGATGCGCCACCTCAAGAGGTGGCCAACTCCGCAGCGGAAGACCCCGATGCACGAAACGAGGCCATTCCAATGGGACCAACGACGCTCTGCCGCTCAAGGCATCCTGAATCCTTCGTTTGGCCTAGCGCAGAGCGATCGCAGTTCCCTCTATATGCGGTTGCACTCCCCCGCATATACCGAAGGGTCGGCTCCCAGGAATGCGGAGCCGACCCGAATCGTCGAACCCATGGGCGACGAAGTCATCGCTGAGGTGGCATCGGTCTTCTGTGCAGGCGTGGCTGGCGTGGGCTTCCCGGCATTGCCTTGTGGTTGCCTACTTGCCGACCGGAAGCCCACCGAGCAGTCGGCCGTCGCCGAGGCCCGGCAGAGCGGGCTTCGGCAGGGTGCCGCCGACGACAGGAGTCTTCACGACTCCCGACTGCTTCACAGTGTCCTTCACATCCTGCGCCACCTGCTGGACGTTGTTGCCCATGTAGCCCGTCGACACCTTGGCTGCCGTGGGGGCGCTGCTCGCGACCATCATTCCGCTGTCCACGAGGCCCTGCGCCGGCATGTCCGCCGCGACGGCGGGCACGGTGACGCCGGCGATGGCAAGCGAGCCGGCAACAACAGCGGCAGCCTTCAGAGTCTTCATCGTGTGCCTTTCTTTCGTAACTCGTCTTCCGTAACCCGCGGTCGCCAGAGAGTGCTTCTTTCTTCAGACGTCGCGAGAGACTCGGTCTCACTACGCCTGGCCTAACGAGAGTGGAGCTTTCTGGAAACCCTGTTGCCGACAGTTCCAGGAACGGTGCACGCATGAGTGTTCCCCGCGAGCGAATTTCAGATCATGTGACCACTCTCGAACCGGCATGCCGCGCCCGCAGCCGATCACGCTGATGAGAGGCACTTCCGTAGCCGGCCGCCCCGAAACGGAGCACGGCTCCGCCGATCGGGCGGCCGCCCGGGATCACACCTCACCACGACTCCAAGCGGGTGATCCCGCGCTAGAAATAGCCGCAGGGGAAGGGCGGCATTCCGAAACAGTTGACGGGTTCGCAGATAAGTACGGATAAGCGGTTACTGTTGCCTCCCGAATCCGGCGCATTTTATATCGGACGTGCGACCGCACATCTTGTGCTGGGTTCGGAATCTTTCTTCGGAAGGGAAGCCTCGGTCATGCGCATTCCCCTGGGACCCGTCCCGCACCATGCGACGCCGTGCGCTGCACGTGGGCCGCACGTCCTGCACGTCACTCAGCCGGTCGAGGGCGGTGTCGCCCGGCTTCTCACGGACCTGGCGGCGGCACAGCTCGCCGCAGGGCTGCGCGTCACCGTGGCCTGCCCGCGAGGCGGCACGCTGACGGACGCACTGCGCGCGGTGGGCTGCAGGGTGCTGCCCTGGGACGCGACCCGCGCACCGGGCCTTCGGCTCCCGGGCGAGGTACGGCGGCTGGCGCGGATCCTCCGCGACGTGCGGCCTGACGTGGTGCACGCGCACAGTGCCAAGGCGGGGCTCGCGGCGCGGCTCGCGGTGCGCGGCCGACTCCCTACCGTCTTTCAGCCGCACGCGTGGTCGTTCGATGCCGTGGACAGAAATCTGGCCCACGCGGCTCTGCGGTGGGAGCGGTTCGGGGCGCGGTGGGCGGCGCGTGTCCTGTGCGTCAGCGAGGCGGAACGGCGTGCCGGGGAGCAGGGTGGCATCACCGCCCAGTGGCAGGTGGTCCCCAACGGCGTCGACACGTGCAGGTTCCGGCCGGAGGGGAACCGTGCTCGGTCCGGAGCGGGTCCGCTCGTCGTATGCGTGGGACGGCTGTGCCGCCAGAAGGGCCAGGATGTGCTCCTGGAGGCCTGGCCTGCCGTCGTGCGGCAGCTGCCCGCCGCCCGGCTGGTGCTGGTCGGCGACGGTCCGGACGCGGAGCGACTGCACTCCGGTGCGCCCGCTTCGGTGGAATTCGCCGGCGCGGCACTCGACGCCGCCCCCTGGTACCGGGCCGCCGACATCGTGGTCCTGCCGTCCCGCCGGGAGGGCATGGCGCTCGTCCCCCTGGAGGCCATGGCGTGCGCCCGGCCGGTGCTCGTCACGGACGTGGACGGAGTGCGCGAGAGCCTGCCACCCGGCCATCTGCCGCACTGCCTGGTGCCGCCGGAGGACCCCGACGCGCTGGCGCGGGCGCTGACGGCGCTGCTGCGCCGCGCGCCGCTGCGCGCGGCGCTGGGCGCACAGGGCCGCGCCCACGTGCTCGCCGCCCACGACGTACAGCACGCCGCGGACGCGGTGATCGACGTGTACCGAGAACTGCTCGGCGTTCTCACGCCGGTCGTCGTACCCAACCAGAGCAGGGTGTCCATCACCACATGACTGCGGAGAGCACCGTTCCCTCTCCTGACCGGCAGCAATGTATGCGGTGAATCCGGCTATGAAGGCCGACCGGCCGGCTCCAGAGCACGCCATGGCGCACTCAGGTCCGCTGGGCCTGTCGGAAGGGCAAGCGGCTGCAGCGATATCTACGGCATTCTACTGATGGCTGATTTCCCGTCACGGCCGCCGGTCTCGTGAAGTGGCGACGTGGGATTTCCTGATGGCGCCTCGGCGGGATTCCGCTGGGCGAGGAGACCGAGTGCAGAACGCAGCAGCGTGCTTGAGGTATGCGCCGTGTAGGGGAAAAATACGACCTTCACGCCGAACTTCGAGAATTCTGTTTCGAGGGTGTTCCAGCGCTCCGTACCGAGCCAGTCGTCACCTTTGAAAATGACGTCGAAACCTACCTCCTTCCAGATTTCGAGCTTGTCGTCCACGGTGGCGACAAAGGTCTCGTCCACGTAGCGGACGCTGCGGACGATCTCCAGTCGTTCGGAGAGCGGCACGACAGGCGGCCTGCCCTTCAGGCACACCACCAGGTCGTCGGTGCAGACACCGGC harbors:
- a CDS encoding glycosyltransferase translates to MRIPLGPVPHHATPCAARGPHVLHVTQPVEGGVARLLTDLAAAQLAAGLRVTVACPRGGTLTDALRAVGCRVLPWDATRAPGLRLPGEVRRLARILRDVRPDVVHAHSAKAGLAARLAVRGRLPTVFQPHAWSFDAVDRNLAHAALRWERFGARWAARVLCVSEAERRAGEQGGITAQWQVVPNGVDTCRFRPEGNRARSGAGPLVVCVGRLCRQKGQDVLLEAWPAVVRQLPAARLVLVGDGPDAERLHSGAPASVEFAGAALDAAPWYRAADIVVLPSRREGMALVPLEAMACARPVLVTDVDGVRESLPPGHLPHCLVPPEDPDALARALTALLRRAPLRAALGAQGRAHVLAAHDVQHAADAVIDVYRELLGVLTPVVVPNQSRVSITT
- a CDS encoding DUF5949 family protein, with the protein product MTSTPSETRPFRIAELSTLVALPWSDEAPERTLKAAAHVVLPALSLHG
- a CDS encoding adenylyltransferase/cytidyltransferase family protein is translated as MMGERLGYAPGVFDLFHVGHLNILRRAREHCDRLIAGVCTDDLVVCLKGRPPVVPLSERLEIVRSVRYVDETFVATVDDKLEIWKEVGFDVIFKGDDWLGTERWNTLETEFSKFGVKVVFFPYTAHTSSTLLRSALGLLAQRNPAEAPSGNPTSPLHETGGRDGKSAISRMP
- a CDS encoding vitamin K epoxide reductase family protein — its product is MRRAAGGTAFALLVVLTGAAGLLASWVITLDKFKLLEDPDFVPGCSLNPVVSCGSVMKSDQASAFGFPNPMLGLVAYGIVICVGMSLLAGAAFPGWYWLTFEAGCLFGIGFVSWLQFESLYRIGALCLWCCLAWLAMILLFWYVTSFIVRNGFLPAPGPLKAFFAEFAWVLPLLHIGVVGMLILTRWWDFWTS